The following proteins are co-located in the Vibrio azureus genome:
- the rpmD gene encoding 50S ribosomal protein L30 has product MATIKVTQTKSSIGRLPKHKATLRGLGLRKINHTVELEDTPCVRGMINKVYYMVKVEE; this is encoded by the coding sequence CAACTATTAAAGTAACTCAAACTAAAAGCTCAATTGGTCGCCTACCAAAGCATAAAGCTACTTTGCGTGGTCTAGGTCTTCGTAAAATCAACCATACAGTAGAACTTGAAGATACTCCGTGTGTTCGCGGAATGATCAACAAGGTTTACTACATGGTTAAAGTTGAGGAGTAA